Proteins from a genomic interval of Rhizobium etli CFN 42:
- a CDS encoding FecR family protein: MWGRHTLLAALCIVLPSALPAPAAEPVGQAVVIRTEVTGQGGPIEVNTSVHRDERIRTSQSGLGQFLFRDGTKLAVGWGSSVVIDKYVFDDSQSVKKLTIKAAKGTFRWVSGNSQSSAYQILTPAGTIGVRGTAFDFYVGQDGTTAVVLLNGAASFCGPGGCRQLQQRCDCVVAKPNGAMSPARRVDPSVLDTLGNPRALPFLSGSQRLAGGIGMLGGCNMATVAPERKDRLRPPPAIAPAPQRQDPPQRQAEPQKERPSKPDKPHHHHDRPHHDKPDRPDKHDGHGRHDNDGKPGNHGEDHRGHDRDHHGHRDHNHDHDHDNDRNHDRDRNFNRGR, translated from the coding sequence ATGTGGGGTCGGCATACATTACTCGCGGCGCTTTGCATCGTGCTTCCCAGCGCGCTGCCGGCGCCCGCCGCAGAGCCGGTCGGCCAGGCTGTCGTCATCAGGACGGAGGTGACGGGACAAGGCGGGCCGATTGAGGTCAACACCAGCGTTCACCGCGACGAGCGTATCCGGACATCACAATCCGGACTCGGCCAATTCCTGTTTCGCGACGGTACCAAGCTGGCGGTCGGCTGGGGCTCCTCGGTCGTCATCGACAAATATGTCTTCGACGATTCACAATCCGTCAAGAAACTCACCATTAAGGCAGCGAAAGGTACCTTTCGCTGGGTCAGCGGCAATTCCCAATCCTCGGCCTACCAGATTCTGACGCCCGCCGGCACCATCGGCGTGCGCGGCACCGCATTCGATTTCTACGTGGGCCAAGACGGCACCACCGCCGTCGTCTTGCTGAACGGTGCGGCCAGCTTCTGCGGCCCGGGCGGCTGCCGCCAGTTGCAGCAGCGCTGCGATTGCGTCGTCGCCAAGCCGAACGGCGCTATGTCGCCGGCCCGCCGGGTCGATCCGAGCGTTCTCGATACGCTCGGAAATCCCCGCGCCCTCCCCTTCCTCTCCGGCAGCCAGCGGCTTGCAGGCGGCATCGGCATGCTCGGCGGCTGCAATATGGCCACGGTTGCACCGGAAAGAAAGGACAGATTGCGACCTCCGCCGGCAATTGCCCCAGCTCCACAGAGACAGGATCCGCCACAGAGACAGGCCGAGCCGCAAAAGGAGCGACCGAGCAAGCCCGATAAGCCCCATCATCATCATGACAGGCCCCATCATGACAAGCCGGATAGACCGGACAAGCATGATGGCCATGGCCGGCATGACAATGACGGCAAGCCCGGAAATCACGGCGAGGATCATCGCGGACACGACCGCGATCATCATGGACATCGGGATCACAATCATGATCATGATCACGACAACGATCGCAACCACGACAGGGATCGGAATTTCAATCGCGGGCGCTGA
- a CDS encoding CHASE2 domain-containing protein produces MTRVQQIGVVIGLMIVAALTMLRADDPGIFKLIRGVTFDEYQRLLPRTFEPMPVRVIDIDEASLREFGQWPWPRDRLALLVDRLSDMGAAAIAFDVLFSEPDRLSPRNVVREVAGVDPSLAEKLPDNDEIFARSISGKPVVLGFGLSNEGSYRPPVKAGFAFTGESPVSAPPYLAASTPLRPQLEANAAGLGHISLNPGNPSPVVRAVPLFLTDGVQLYPNLAVEALRVAQGVSTYVLAGAPDRAGVMTSAKIGDFVVPLTAAGEFWLYVSPDRAERYISARQVLAAGGASPEVSAAVDGSIVFVGTSAAGLQDIRVTALGENVPGVSMHAQAVEQILSGRFLSRPDWADGLEILTIAVLGCLLVMVTTFVSPAVALVCGLLITAMALVASWLFFLYAGLLLDPLAPIISGSITHFAATSFRILVIDRERREVRRAFGHYLSPSLLHRIEHNRDALRLGGDDRELTVMFVDVRNFTEISERLAPTDVVAFLNTLLDALSRHVVANEGTLDKFIGDSIMAFWNAPVDVADHETKAVRTALAMRETLAELNASDAFGFGPGQEVGIGIGIHTGVACVGNMGAKTRFNYSAVGDAVNVAARIESSCKEVGFDILISDSTARSVQGMALIEAGALALKGKSSRTQILAVVGDERVAVSQEFAALEVVHRQLMQALQSHSRNSRKLIGTAKLRAVQVIGGLSEFYQRISGRTDHFREVPEGIEKSAAD; encoded by the coding sequence CAAGCTGATCCGTGGCGTGACCTTCGATGAGTATCAGCGCCTGCTTCCGAGAACATTCGAGCCCATGCCGGTCCGTGTGATCGATATCGACGAGGCGTCGTTGCGCGAATTCGGTCAATGGCCGTGGCCACGGGACCGGTTGGCCCTGCTGGTGGACCGGCTTTCTGACATGGGCGCGGCGGCCATCGCCTTCGACGTCCTCTTTTCAGAGCCGGACCGGCTGTCGCCGCGCAACGTCGTGCGCGAGGTCGCGGGGGTTGATCCGTCCCTGGCAGAGAAGCTTCCCGACAATGACGAAATCTTTGCCCGCTCGATCTCCGGCAAACCCGTCGTGCTCGGTTTCGGGCTTTCCAACGAGGGCAGTTACCGGCCGCCTGTCAAGGCGGGCTTTGCTTTCACCGGGGAAAGCCCCGTCTCGGCTCCGCCCTACCTTGCCGCATCGACGCCGCTCAGGCCGCAATTGGAAGCCAATGCCGCAGGGCTCGGCCACATCAGTCTGAATCCCGGCAATCCTTCGCCGGTGGTGCGGGCGGTGCCGTTGTTCCTGACTGACGGCGTGCAGCTCTATCCCAATCTCGCGGTCGAGGCGCTGCGCGTCGCGCAGGGTGTATCGACATATGTGTTGGCCGGCGCGCCCGATCGCGCCGGCGTGATGACATCGGCAAAGATCGGCGATTTCGTCGTGCCGCTGACGGCGGCGGGCGAATTCTGGCTCTATGTCAGCCCCGACCGGGCCGAGCGCTATATCTCCGCCCGCCAGGTGCTCGCCGCCGGAGGCGCGTCTCCTGAGGTCTCTGCCGCCGTTGACGGCAGCATCGTCTTCGTCGGCACCTCGGCGGCGGGCCTGCAGGACATCCGCGTCACGGCGCTCGGCGAGAATGTTCCCGGCGTTTCGATGCATGCGCAGGCCGTCGAACAGATTCTCTCCGGCCGTTTCCTGTCGCGGCCCGATTGGGCGGACGGGCTGGAAATCCTCACGATCGCGGTGCTCGGATGCCTGCTCGTCATGGTGACGACCTTCGTCAGTCCCGCCGTCGCACTGGTCTGCGGCCTGCTCATTACGGCAATGGCGCTCGTGGCCTCCTGGCTCTTCTTCCTCTATGCGGGGCTTCTTCTCGATCCGCTGGCGCCGATCATCAGTGGATCGATCACCCATTTTGCGGCAACCTCATTTCGCATTCTGGTGATCGACCGGGAAAGGCGCGAGGTGCGGCGCGCCTTCGGACATTATCTTTCTCCGTCACTGCTCCATCGCATCGAGCATAACCGCGATGCCTTGCGCCTCGGTGGAGATGACCGGGAGTTGACGGTGATGTTCGTCGACGTCAGGAACTTCACTGAGATCAGCGAACGGCTGGCGCCGACTGATGTCGTTGCCTTCCTGAATACATTGCTCGACGCGCTGAGCCGTCATGTCGTGGCTAACGAAGGTACTCTCGACAAGTTTATCGGCGATTCGATCATGGCATTCTGGAATGCGCCGGTTGATGTTGCGGATCACGAAACCAAGGCAGTTCGCACGGCGCTCGCCATGCGTGAGACACTCGCCGAACTGAACGCCAGCGACGCCTTCGGCTTCGGACCCGGTCAGGAGGTCGGCATCGGCATCGGCATCCATACCGGCGTTGCTTGCGTCGGCAATATGGGCGCCAAGACCCGCTTCAACTATTCGGCAGTCGGAGATGCGGTCAACGTCGCAGCCCGCATTGAATCGTCCTGCAAGGAAGTCGGCTTCGATATTCTCATCTCCGACAGCACCGCACGGTCAGTGCAGGGAATGGCGCTTATCGAAGCGGGCGCCCTTGCGCTCAAGGGGAAGAGCAGCCGGACACAGATCCTTGCCGTCGTCGGCGATGAGCGGGTGGCGGTATCCCAAGAATTCGCCGCGCTTGAGGTCGTTCACCGGCAGCTGATGCAGGCCCTGCAATCGCATTCCAGGAACAGCCGGAAGCTTATCGGTACGGCAAAGCTCAGGGCAGTGCAGGTGATCGGCGGATTGTCGGAATTCTACCAGCGCATATCCGGCAGGACCGATCATTTCCGCGAAGTGCCCGAGGGGATCGAAAAGAGCGCTGCAGACTGA